A section of the Primulina eburnea isolate SZY01 chromosome 1, ASM2296580v1, whole genome shotgun sequence genome encodes:
- the LOC140809028 gene encoding protein WUSCHEL-like, with product MILKELYSRGITNPNSSQIQKITAHLSFYGKIHGKNVFYWFQNHKARDRQNLKKKLAIAKQLHQQQRPYHPCYSFAENIRFETNNGVVLDEMMKHAWSTAEDLPRDCNDLMMIRTFPCCGNRPQLETLQLFPLTSPGQMDYQHEITASNL from the coding sequence ATGATACTGAAGGAACTGTACAGCAGAGGAATAACGAATCCGAATTCTTCTCAGATACAAAAAATCACCGCCCACCTCTCCTTCTATGGCAAGATTCATGGCAAAAACGTGTTTTACTGGTTTCAGAACCATAAAGCCCGTGACCGCCAGAACCTCAAGAAGAAGCTTGCCATCGCCAAGCAACTGCACCAACAGCAACGCCCGTACCATCCTTGTTACAGCTTTGCGGAAAATATTCGTTTCGAAACTAATAATGGGGTGGTATTGGATGAAATGATGAAGCATGCATGGTCGACGGCTGAAGATCTCCCGAGAGATTGCAATGATTTGATGATGATTCGCACCTTCCCTTGCTGTGGGAATAGGCCCCAGCTGGAAACCCTGCAACTCTTCCCCCTCACGTCTCCAGGCCAAATGGATTATCAACATGAAATTACTGCTTCCAATCTTTGA
- the LOC140835248 gene encoding LOW QUALITY PROTEIN: uncharacterized protein (The sequence of the model RefSeq protein was modified relative to this genomic sequence to represent the inferred CDS: deleted 1 base in 1 codon), translating to MAIEKCRFKVSRCSPEYQLPQMRDTVVCGDDENLQRGNSISAVESDGDEDDQFDECDSGAGSDDFDLLELGQTGEEFCQIGDQTCSIPYELYDLPGFKDVISMEVWNEVLTEEERFSLAKYLPDMDQENFVLTLKELFSYDNLHFGSPVDTLFEMLKEGSCEPRVAHYRQGLNFLQRRQHYHCIRKHQNAMVNNLCQMRDAWMNCKGYSIEEKLRVLNIKKCQKSLMNESMENFGTDSSDKDDSGNDLWSEKAKDGKLVPKTGRFSGYNRSLELDICAPGLKIVTESNKQAKKNPKGTLKLAGSKTTSAKEFADHSLSIHREIEMQSRHHGLALPVYRNKPAVAAYNTSASVRMNKRLIQDNDEEDTTFAVALHRERNLPRGGVNAKSKSLKFGKKQKGSAGGSEVDSSLGLLETSKSDISTRGRNSAVNQFSDIRVTKPSNRRDVYDGGAKMNFPKNFQQLSSENEMEIGNKLKLNSSLKASQLELLGGSESSWLGKPLGGPFPDDPPYNRTAHLDAKTKKWAMGRKAIDLNANDKLIQSMSRAKSLQENFRISLKPNGQRDRAENVGVVAFDRGEETESDSSDQMMDDNDENPLMRSKWAYPGGVPDSKYSPETKKVKLSRKDAKGSCLRLDGFVKIYYQMDDYGEDLDIIKSVHKGKMHDACYLNVLPTDDSQRDYFIGSGNVIGGDDQQLFYPLGRNGRVEGSHGNIFKSSSLKSSFVLGRKPISEAQCNTDHPPSDYMNDYSLEDDLLWAQPNAADNGVSFKLGKKGQMVESSTGHHAEISGAHLVGCNTISKKRRLKEGSTNMDRKDNNDCLHDTQLLLGGINSLRKHGKKNTLGEDFDVLEDEISEPPSVDVEMEVVETQTKPKNKAFPLIIPTVLTGFSFSIIHLLSAVRRAMITMLPEDFSEDRKHDDKVDAGEGVKEEPERKPEDTSAVNSTSGASIEALPNSTEQGIISRTVQGIVSLVRSNPGDPCILETQEPLQDLVRGVLKIFSSRTAPLGAKGWKPLVVYEKSTKSWSWIGPVVGNFSDSMVIEEETSPDGWALPYKTLVKLVDSFANWLKNSQDALQKIGSLPAPPLTLMQNILEEKERFKDLRAQKSLSTISPNPEEVRAYFRKEEVLRYLIPDRAFNYTAVDGKKSIVAPLRRCGGKPTSKARDHFMLKRDRPPHVTILCLVRDAAARLPGSIGTRADVCTLIRDSQYIVEDVSDAQVNQVVSGALDRLHYERDPCVQFDGERKLWVYLHRERDEEDFEDDGTSSTKKWRKQKKEPSEPSDQGGVTVAFSGPVEQSGFDFVSDLNVDASFAEDSKTLGVEGHSGNDQGKNNHDPSPMTWSGLGLNSMGENELICQENSANGDFEDTFGE from the exons ATGGCTATTGAAAAGTGTAGGTTTAAGGTGTCTCGTTGCAGTCCAGAGTATCAGTTGCCCCAAATGAGGGACACGGTTGTGTGTGGTGATGATGAAAATTTGCAGCGTGGAAACTCTATTTCAGCTGTTGAATCAGATGGTGATGAGGATGATCAATTTGATGAATGTGATTCAGGAGCGGGATCAGATGACTTTGATTTACTTGAATTAGGCCAAACTGGAGAGGAATTTTGCCAGATCGGAGATCAAACTTGCAGCATTCCCTATGAACTCTATGATCTTCCTGGGTTTAAAGATGTTATATCTATGGAAGTATGGAATGAGGTTTTAACCGAAGAGGAAAGATTTAGTCTTGCCAAGTATTTACCTGATATGGACCAAGAGAATTTTGTTCTTACACTGAAAGAGCTTTTTTCTTATGATAACTTACATTTTGGGAGTCCTGTTGATACATTATTTGAGATGCTGAAGGAAGGATCATGTGAGCCAAGGGTAGCACATTACAGGCAGGGTTTGAATTTCCTCCAGAGAAGACAACATTATCATTGCATTCGAAAGCATCAAAATGCGATGGTTAACAATCTCTGTCAAATGAGAGATGCATGGATGAACTGCAAAGGGTATAGTATCGAGGAGAAGCTTCGTGTGTTGAATATTAAAAAGTGTCAGAAGAGTTTGATGAATGAAAGTATGGAAAACTTTGGTACCGACTCATCCGACAAAGATGATTCAGGCAATGATTTATGGAGCGAAAAAGCTAAGGATGGGAAATTAGTTCCAAAGACAGGTCGGTTTTCTGGATATAACCGGTCTTTGGAATTGGATATTTGTGCTCCTGGCCTAAAAATTGTTACGGAATCAAACAAGCAAGCAAAGAAGAACCCTAAAGGTACTTTGAAGTTGGCTGGATCCAAAACCACCTCAGCAAAAGAGTTTGCAGACCATTCGCTGTCAATTCATCGTGAAATTGAAATGCAGTCAAGACATCATGGTTTGGCTTTGCCTGTTTATCGGAATAAACCAGCGGTAGCTGCTTATAATACTTCTGCGTCAGTCAGGATGAACAAGAGGCTGATACAGGACAATGATGAGGAAGACACAACATTTGCAGTAGCTTTGCACAGAGAGCGAAATCTACCACGAGGTGGAGTAAATGCGAAGTCTAAAAGTTTGAAATTTGGAAAGAAACAAAAAGGCTCAGCGGGTGGGAGTGAAGTGGATAGTTCCTTGGGTCTCCTTGAGACATCAAAGAGTGATATAAGTACTCGTGGAAGGAACAGTGCTGTTAATCAGTTTTCCGATATTAGGGTTACAAAGCCATCTAATAGAAGAGATGTGTACGATGGAGGGGCAAAAATGAACTTCCCCAAGAATTTTCAGCAATTGTCTTCAGAGAATGAGATGGAGATTGgtaacaaactgaagttgaattCGTCCTTGAAAGCAAGTCAACTTGAGCTTTTGGGTGGAAGTGAGTCATCATGGCTTGGTAAACCACTTGGGGGTCCTTTTCCTGATGATCCACCATATAATCGCACTGCACATTTGGATGCCAAAACTAAGAAGTGGGCTATGGGAAGGAAAGCCATTGATCTCAATGCAAATGATAAGTTAATACAATCTATGAGCAGAGCTAAAAGTTTACAAGAAAATTTTCGAATAAGTTTAAAACCAAATGGACAAAGAGATAGGGCAGAAAATGTAGGTGTTGTAGCCTTTGacagaggtgaagaaacagAGTCTGATTCATCGGATCAAATGATGGATGATAATGATGAGAATCCTTTGATGAGGAGCAAGTGGGCTTACCCTGGTGGTGTGCCAGATTCGAAATATAGCCCAGAAACAAAAAAGGTCAAACTTTCTAGGAAAGATGCAAAAGGTAGTTGCCTTAGACTTGATGGATTCGTTAAAATCTACT ACCAGATGGACGATTATGGTGAAGATCTAGATATTATTAAATCAGTACACAAGGGTAAGATGCATGATGCTTGCTACTTGAATGTGTTGCCCACTGATGATTCACAGAGAGATTATTTTATTGGATCAGGCAATGTAATTGGAGGTGATGATCAACAACTGTTCTATCCATTGGGAAGAAATGGTCGTGTAGAAGGAAGCCATGGCAACATTTTCAAGTCGTCTTCTCTGAAATCCTCTTTTGTTCTTGGGAGAAAACCAATTAGTGAGGCTCAATGTAATACTGATCATCCTCCATCGGATTACATGAATGATTACAGTCTTGAGGATGACTTGCTCTGGGCGCAACCAAATGCAGCAGATAATGGAGTTTCTTTCAAGTTGGGAAAGAAAGGTCAGATGGTTGAGTCATCCACAGGCCACCATGCCGAAATATCTGGTGCGCATTTGGTGGGGTGCAATACTATCTCAAAGAAACGAAGACTGAAGGAAGGGTCAACCAACATGGACCGCAAAGATAATAATGATTGTCTACATGATACTCAGCTGCTACTTGGCGGTATCAATTCTTTGAGGAAACATGGTAAAAAGAACACGTTGGGGGAGGACTTTGATGTTTTAGAGGATGAAATTTCTGAGCCACCGTCTGTAGATGTGGAAATGGAAGTTGTTGAGACGCAAACCAAACCGAAGAACAAGGCATTTCCTTTAATCATACCTACAGTACTTACTGGGTTTTCCTTCTCCATTATCCATCTTCTTTCAGCGGTTCGCAGGGCTATGATCACTATGCTTCCGGAGGATTTCTCAGAGGATAGAAAACATGATGATAAAGTTGATGCTGGAGAAGGGGTCAAGGAGGAACCAGAAAGAAAGCCGGAAGATACCAGTGCAGTTAATTCAACTTCTGGTGCATCTATTGAAGCTTTACCAAATTCTACAGAACAAGGCATCATCTCTCGAACTGTTCAGGGAATTGTTAGCCTTGTTAGATCAAATCCTGGAGATCCTTGTATCCTTGAAACTCAGGAACCGCTTCAGGATTTGGTCAGGGGCGttctaaaaatattttcgtCTAGAACTGCACCTCTAGGAGCGAAAGGGTGGAAACCTCTTGTTGTATATGAAAAATCCACCAAGAGTTGGTCATGGATTGGTCCTGTAGTTGGCAATTTTTCTGACTCCATGGTGATTGAAGAGGAGACATCTCCAGATGGGTGGGCGCTTCCATATAAAACGCTTGTCAAATTGGTTGACTCATTCGCTAATTGGCTGAAAAACAGTCAGGATGCCCTTCAGAAAATAGGAAGCCTTCCTGCTCCTCCTTTGACACTGATGCAAAACATTTTGGAGGAGAAAGAGAGGTTCAAGGACCTGAGAGCTCAGAAAAGTCTCAGTACCATCAGTCCCAACCCTGAAGAAGTAAGAGCCTACTTCCGGAAGGAAGAAGTCCTTAGGTATCTAATACCAGACAGAGCTTTCAACTATACTGCCGTTGATGGTAAAAAATCCATTGTTGCTCCTTTGAGAAGGTGCGGTGGCAAGCCAACATCAAAGGCCCGGGACCACTTTATGTTGAAACGAGATCGACCACCGCATGTCACAATTCTTTGTCTTGTCAGAGATGCTGCTGCTAGATTGCCTGGAAGCATTGGAACCCGAGCGGATGTCTGCACCTTGATTAGAGATTCACAGTACATTGTGGAAGACGTTTCTGATGCACAGGTCAATCAAGTTGTTAGCGGTGCACTGGATCGTTTGCATTATGAACGCGATCCGTGTGTGCAATTTGATGGGGAGAGAAAGCTGTGGGTTTATTTACACAGAGAAAGAGATGAAGAAGATTTTGAGGATGATGGAACTTCATCCAcgaagaaatggagaaaacaaaagaaagaaCCTTCTGAACCATCTGATCAGGGTGGTGTTACAGTTGCCTTTTCTGGACCTGTCGAGCAGTCAGGGTTTGATTTTGTTTCAGATCTAAATGTTGATGCATCATTTGCAGAAGACAGTAAGACATTAGGCGTGGAAGGCCACAGTGGTAATGATCAGGGAAAGAACAATCATGATCCTTCACCGATGACTTGGAGTGGCCTTGGATTGAATTCTATGGGCGAAAATGAATTGATTTGCCAAGAAAATTCTGCCAATGGAGATTTTGAGGACACATTTGGTGAATAA